In Lactococcus garvieae subsp. garvieae, the following proteins share a genomic window:
- a CDS encoding HAD family hydrolase, with product MTVKNIIFDLGGVILDLDFERMAHQFHKLGIPEFEDYFTLKKQADFFEALELGRITPEVFCDRLREEAKVDVENEAIEKAWNLILKDFIPERMDFLEKISEKYNIFLFSNTNSIHAKCFEKRCLEQMGRTLDSYFKQVFYSHSLHLRKPDPVAFEDVLERSGLQASETLFIDDNAANIAGAHKVGLQTIHLQKPQTILDLELDEG from the coding sequence ATGACAGTAAAAAACATCATTTTTGATCTCGGCGGTGTGATTCTTGATTTGGATTTTGAAAGAATGGCGCATCAATTCCATAAATTGGGGATTCCGGAGTTTGAAGATTATTTCACCTTGAAAAAGCAGGCGGACTTTTTCGAAGCTTTAGAGTTGGGGCGCATTACACCAGAAGTATTTTGTGACCGTCTTCGAGAAGAAGCAAAAGTCGATGTGGAGAATGAAGCGATAGAAAAAGCTTGGAATCTTATTTTGAAAGATTTTATTCCAGAGAGGATGGATTTTCTGGAAAAAATTTCGGAAAAATATAACATTTTTCTCTTTTCAAACACTAACAGTATCCATGCCAAATGTTTTGAAAAAAGATGCTTAGAACAAATGGGAAGAACTTTGGATTCTTACTTTAAACAGGTATTTTATTCACATAGTTTACACTTGAGAAAGCCTGATCCAGTAGCGTTTGAGGATGTTTTGGAGCGTTCGGGTTTACAGGCGTCGGAAACTTTGTTTATAGATGATAATGCCGCTAATATAGCCGGCGCACATAAGGTTGGGCTCCAAACAATCCATCTCCAAAAGCCTCAGACCATTCTCGACTTAGAACTTGATGAAGGATAA
- a CDS encoding RelA/SpoT family protein: MPSEPNLTGDQVVKLASAYMNEKDILLVRKALQCASIAHAEQYRASGEPYIIHPIQVAGILAKLQLDAATVSAGFLHDVVEDTNFIQSDLVELFGEEIANIVDGVTKLGKVEYKSHEEQLAENHRKMLMAMSKDIRVILVKLADRLHNMRTLKNLRPDKQKRISSETMAIYAPLAHRLGIGSIKWELEDLSFRYLNETEFYRIRGLMNEKRAARENLVEEVIEKLNERMKDAQVDAEIYGRPKHIYSIYRKMHDKKKRFDEIYDLIAIRCLTNSTSDVYTTLGYIHDLWKPMPGRFKDYIANPKANGYQSVHTTVYGPKGPMEFQIRTHEMHQIAEYGVAAHWAYKQGRKAKVDVHEISETLNWINELVELQEQSGDSAEEFVKAVQEDILGDKIYVFTPTGAVQELPAGSGPIDFAYAIHTQVGDHATGAKINERMQPLNYVLKTGDKVEIITSKTSFGPSRDWIKLVKTNKARNKIKQFFKSQDKELSIHKGREMLQTELAENGFTPNQYLDKKHLDEVLEKLSYRDSEALFAAVGFGEISATSVFNRLTESERRKVEKEKLKAESEQLMKGEVKRENKNKNVMKIRHDGGVSVSGVDSMLVHISKCCNPVPGDKIVGYITKGRGVSIHRADCKNVRSQEDYEKRLIDVEWDDSQHLTKEYVANIHVYAFNRPNLLNDIVQVLSNTTKSLISINAHPTKDKKMANIHLSIGIKNLSDLTLIVDKIKMTPDVYSVKRTNG, encoded by the coding sequence ATGCCCTCAGAACCAAATCTTACCGGAGATCAAGTGGTTAAACTTGCCTCCGCATACATGAATGAAAAAGATATCTTGCTGGTGCGTAAAGCTTTGCAGTGTGCCTCAATAGCTCATGCTGAGCAGTATCGTGCAAGCGGAGAACCTTACATTATCCATCCCATCCAAGTGGCGGGAATTTTAGCAAAACTACAGCTTGATGCAGCAACAGTATCGGCAGGTTTTTTGCATGATGTTGTTGAAGACACAAACTTTATACAGTCAGACTTGGTGGAACTTTTTGGTGAAGAGATTGCGAATATTGTTGATGGAGTAACGAAGCTTGGTAAGGTAGAATACAAATCGCATGAAGAGCAGCTTGCGGAAAATCACCGCAAGATGTTGATGGCCATGAGCAAGGATATTCGCGTTATTTTGGTCAAGCTTGCCGACCGTCTCCATAATATGCGCACCCTTAAAAATCTCCGACCAGATAAACAAAAACGGATTTCAAGTGAGACGATGGCGATTTATGCGCCACTGGCACACCGCTTGGGTATTGGAAGCATTAAATGGGAACTTGAAGATCTCTCTTTCCGCTATCTTAATGAAACAGAGTTCTATCGTATCCGCGGCTTAATGAATGAAAAACGTGCAGCGCGTGAAAATTTAGTGGAAGAAGTGATTGAAAAACTAAATGAGCGTATGAAAGATGCACAAGTTGATGCTGAAATCTATGGCCGACCAAAGCATATCTATTCTATTTATCGTAAAATGCACGATAAGAAAAAGCGCTTTGATGAAATTTATGACCTCATTGCCATTCGTTGTTTGACAAATTCGACAAGCGATGTTTACACCACACTAGGTTATATCCATGATTTGTGGAAACCGATGCCCGGGCGCTTCAAGGATTATATTGCTAATCCTAAAGCCAATGGTTACCAGTCGGTTCACACCACGGTTTACGGTCCTAAAGGGCCGATGGAATTCCAAATCAGAACCCATGAGATGCATCAGATTGCGGAGTACGGGGTTGCAGCACACTGGGCTTACAAGCAAGGGCGTAAAGCTAAAGTTGACGTTCATGAGATTTCGGAAACACTGAACTGGATTAACGAATTGGTGGAACTTCAAGAGCAATCAGGTGATTCCGCAGAAGAATTTGTTAAAGCGGTTCAGGAAGATATTCTTGGCGACAAAATTTATGTGTTTACACCAACAGGAGCAGTTCAGGAATTACCAGCTGGCTCTGGTCCGATTGACTTTGCATATGCGATTCATACGCAAGTCGGAGATCATGCAACAGGGGCGAAGATCAACGAGCGGATGCAACCTCTGAATTATGTTCTGAAAACAGGTGATAAAGTGGAAATTATTACTTCCAAAACGTCATTTGGACCAAGTCGTGATTGGATTAAGCTTGTTAAGACCAATAAAGCCCGCAATAAGATTAAACAATTTTTCAAGAGCCAAGATAAGGAACTCTCTATCCATAAAGGGCGTGAAATGCTGCAAACTGAACTTGCAGAAAATGGTTTCACACCGAACCAATATTTGGATAAAAAGCATCTGGACGAAGTACTTGAAAAATTAAGTTATCGGGACAGCGAAGCCCTGTTTGCTGCCGTTGGTTTTGGTGAAATATCAGCGACTTCTGTATTCAATCGTTTGACAGAAAGTGAGCGCCGTAAAGTTGAGAAAGAAAAGCTAAAAGCTGAATCTGAACAACTGATGAAGGGCGAAGTAAAACGCGAAAACAAAAATAAAAATGTCATGAAAATCCGCCATGATGGTGGTGTAAGTGTTTCTGGCGTTGACAGCATGTTGGTGCATATCAGCAAATGTTGTAACCCTGTGCCAGGAGACAAGATTGTCGGCTATATCACTAAAGGTCGAGGGGTTTCCATCCACCGTGCAGACTGTAAAAATGTCCGCAGTCAAGAAGATTATGAAAAACGTCTGATAGATGTAGAATGGGATGATTCACAACACCTTACTAAAGAATACGTCGCAAATATCCACGTGTATGCCTTTAATCGTCCAAATCTGCTTAATGATATCGTCCAAGTGTTGTCTAATACAACAAAAAGTTTGATTTCAATCAATGCTCATCCAACAAAGGATAAGAAAATGGCCAATATCCATCTTTCCATTGGAATAAAAAATCTATCTGATTTGACTTTGATTGTTGATAAGATTAAGATGACACCAGATGTCTATAGTGTAAAACGGACGAATGGTTGA
- a CDS encoding lysophospholipid acyltransferase family protein, with amino-acid sequence MFYIFLRGLVRFLLFIFNGKATYHHTERIPDKSENYILVAPHRMILDPVYMAFATRPKQFIFMAKKELFKNPFFAWWIKKCGAFPVDRENPGREVIQYPVKMLKKSDKSLIMFPTGSRHSNELKGGVTIIAKMAKVRIVPAVYQGPLSMKGIFKREKVQLNFGEPIDISDIKKANAEGIEEVNRRLEAAFAQLDKEIDPNYKYVAK; translated from the coding sequence ATGTTTTATATATTTTTACGCGGTTTAGTTCGCTTTTTGCTTTTCATATTTAATGGTAAGGCTACATACCACCATACAGAACGCATCCCAGACAAGTCTGAGAATTATATCTTGGTAGCGCCACACCGTATGATCCTTGATCCTGTTTACATGGCTTTTGCGACACGTCCAAAACAGTTTATCTTTATGGCCAAGAAAGAGCTTTTTAAAAATCCTTTCTTTGCGTGGTGGATTAAAAAATGTGGGGCTTTCCCAGTCGATCGTGAAAATCCCGGACGTGAAGTCATTCAGTATCCAGTAAAGATGCTAAAGAAATCAGACAAATCTCTCATCATGTTTCCAACAGGTTCACGGCACTCTAACGAACTCAAAGGCGGTGTTACGATTATCGCTAAAATGGCTAAAGTTCGAATTGTTCCTGCTGTTTATCAAGGGCCTTTATCCATGAAGGGTATTTTTAAGCGTGAAAAAGTACAATTGAATTTTGGGGAACCTATTGATATTTCAGATATTAAAAAGGCAAACGCTGAAGGTATCGAGGAAGTAAATCGCCGTTTAGAAGCTGCATTTGCTCAACTCGATAAGGAAATCGATCCAAATTACAAATACGTTGCTAAATAA
- the secA gene encoding preprotein translocase subunit SecA, with the protein MANIIKKLVENDKKELKRLHKMAQKVEAYEEEMAALADEQLQAKTEEFRERAAAGESLDDMLYEVFAVCREAAKRVLGLFPFHVQIMGGIVLHNGDVPEMRTGEGKTLTATMPVYLNAISGKGVHVVTVNEYLTTRDATEMGELYNWLGLTVGLNLNSKSPEEKREAYNCDITYSTSSELGFDYLRDNMVTRFEDMVQRPLNYALVDEVDSILIDEARTPLIISGQAEGSSALYYRADQFAKTLVGREDYEEGDDYKIDLQSKTISLTDEGIDKAERFFDIENLYDMENVALTHFVDNALRANYIMLHDIDYMVDDQQEVLIIDQFTGRTMPGRRYSDGLHQAIEAKEGVPIQDESKTMASITIQNYFRMYKKLSGMTGTAKTEEEEFREIYNIQIIPIPTNRPIRRVDHPDLLYPTLEAKLNAVLDDVKKRHAEGQPILIGTVAVETSEIISKKLVEAKIPHEVLNAKNHFREAQIIMNAGQQGAVTIATNMAGRGTDIKLGPGVKEHPNPEYQGLAVIGTERHESRRIDNQLRGRSGRQGDAGVSQFYLSLEDDLMKRFGSERVSAFLDRMRISGDDAVIKSGLITRQIEGSQKRVEGNNYDSRKQVLQYDDVIREQREVIYAQRHEVIVATEDMTPALYGMFKRTIDRQVDGHAATGDLQEEANLLNLYETVENTMLSADVFSIEDLRGKSPQEIKDFLFEKVKEHYATQMERLGDEERQIDFQRAVILRVVDNNWSEHIDHLDQMRQSVGLRGYAQNNPIVEYQEESHKMFNNMIGAIEFEVTRLMMKAQIHPQTAVQEQAPRVTVTASQENLTNVGQSSAEGIDFSKVGRNDMCPCGSGKKYKNCHGRVHTA; encoded by the coding sequence ATGGCAAATATTATTAAAAAATTAGTAGAAAACGACAAAAAAGAGCTCAAAAGATTGCATAAAATGGCTCAAAAAGTCGAAGCATATGAAGAAGAAATGGCTGCCCTTGCCGATGAGCAACTACAAGCCAAAACAGAAGAATTTAGAGAACGTGCAGCTGCAGGTGAGAGTCTTGACGACATGCTGTACGAAGTTTTTGCTGTCTGCCGTGAAGCAGCAAAACGTGTCCTAGGTCTTTTTCCTTTCCACGTGCAAATTATGGGGGGGATTGTCCTCCACAATGGTGACGTTCCGGAGATGCGTACTGGTGAAGGTAAAACTTTGACAGCTACCATGCCCGTTTATTTAAATGCGATTTCTGGCAAGGGTGTACACGTAGTAACCGTCAATGAGTACTTGACAACACGTGACGCAACCGAAATGGGTGAATTATACAACTGGCTCGGTTTGACTGTTGGACTTAACCTTAACTCGAAGTCACCAGAAGAAAAACGTGAAGCATACAACTGTGACATCACTTATTCGACATCATCTGAGCTTGGTTTCGACTATTTGCGTGACAACATGGTCACTCGTTTTGAAGATATGGTACAGCGTCCGCTTAATTATGCGCTTGTCGATGAGGTCGATTCAATCTTGATTGATGAGGCGCGTACACCGTTGATTATTTCAGGTCAAGCAGAAGGCTCTTCTGCGCTTTATTACCGTGCAGATCAGTTTGCTAAAACTTTGGTTGGCCGTGAAGATTATGAAGAAGGCGATGACTATAAGATTGACTTGCAATCTAAAACTATTTCTCTCACAGATGAGGGAATAGATAAAGCAGAACGTTTCTTTGATATTGAAAATCTTTATGACATGGAAAATGTTGCCTTGACTCACTTTGTGGACAATGCACTCCGTGCCAACTATATCATGCTTCATGATATTGATTATATGGTTGATGACCAACAGGAAGTCTTGATTATTGACCAGTTTACAGGTCGTACAATGCCTGGTCGTCGCTATTCTGATGGTTTACACCAAGCGATTGAAGCCAAAGAAGGTGTGCCGATTCAAGATGAATCGAAAACAATGGCTTCAATTACGATTCAAAACTACTTCCGTATGTACAAAAAATTGTCAGGGATGACGGGTACAGCGAAAACGGAAGAAGAAGAATTCCGTGAAATCTATAATATTCAAATTATCCCAATTCCAACGAACCGTCCAATTCGCCGTGTGGACCATCCAGACTTGCTTTATCCAACACTTGAAGCAAAACTGAATGCCGTCTTGGATGACGTGAAGAAACGTCATGCTGAAGGACAACCTATCTTGATTGGTACTGTGGCTGTTGAAACTTCTGAGATCATTTCGAAAAAATTGGTCGAAGCTAAAATTCCGCATGAAGTTTTGAATGCGAAAAACCACTTCCGCGAAGCACAAATCATTATGAATGCCGGTCAACAAGGCGCAGTAACCATTGCGACCAATATGGCGGGGCGTGGTACCGACATTAAGCTTGGCCCTGGTGTTAAAGAACACCCAAATCCAGAATACCAAGGTCTCGCGGTAATCGGTACGGAACGTCATGAAAGTCGTCGTATCGATAACCAGCTCCGTGGACGCTCTGGGCGTCAAGGGGACGCTGGTGTCTCTCAATTTTATCTTTCACTTGAAGATGACTTGATGAAACGTTTTGGTTCTGAACGTGTTTCTGCCTTCCTTGATCGTATGCGTATCAGTGGTGATGATGCCGTCATCAAATCGGGCTTGATCACACGACAAATCGAAGGGTCACAGAAACGTGTCGAAGGAAATAACTACGATTCACGTAAACAAGTCTTGCAATATGATGATGTGATTCGTGAGCAACGTGAAGTTATTTATGCACAACGCCATGAAGTGATTGTAGCGACTGAAGATATGACACCTGCTCTGTACGGTATGTTTAAGCGTACAATTGATCGCCAAGTTGACGGTCACGCAGCAACAGGTGATCTTCAGGAAGAAGCAAATCTGCTCAATCTTTATGAAACTGTTGAAAACACAATGCTTTCAGCGGATGTCTTTAGCATTGAGGATCTTCGTGGTAAAAGCCCACAAGAAATTAAAGATTTTCTTTTTGAAAAAGTCAAAGAACATTATGCAACACAAATGGAACGCTTGGGCGATGAAGAGCGTCAGATTGACTTCCAACGTGCTGTTATCCTTCGTGTAGTAGACAACAATTGGTCTGAGCATATCGATCATCTGGATCAAATGCGTCAGTCTGTAGGCTTACGTGGTTATGCACAAAACAATCCGATAGTTGAATACCAAGAAGAATCACACAAAATGTTTAATAACATGATTGGAGCTATTGAGTTTGAAGTGACGCGTTTGATGATGAAAGCTCAGATTCATCCGCAAACCGCAGTTCAAGAACAAGCGCCGCGTGTAACTGTAACGGCTTCACAAGAAAACTTGACAAATGTGGGTCAATCTTCTGCAGAAGGTATTGATTTCAGTAAAGTTGGCCGTAATGATATGTGTCCATGTGGTTCAGGTAAAAAATATAAGAACTGTCATGG
- the dtd gene encoding D-aminoacyl-tRNA deacylase: MKIVIQRVKEASVKIENKIKNQITSGLLLLVAVEDADTDFDLDYAVRKISKMRIFSDENGKMNLSVQDNSGEVLSISQFTLYADIRKGTRPSFSHAGNPAYAEAMYLKFNEKLNQIVPTKAGEFGADMEISLINDGPVTIIIDTKDARK, translated from the coding sequence ATGAAAATAGTAATCCAAAGAGTTAAAGAAGCTTCAGTAAAAATTGAAAATAAAATTAAAAATCAAATCACATCTGGACTATTACTTCTTGTTGCAGTAGAAGATGCAGATACAGATTTTGACTTAGATTATGCCGTGCGGAAGATCAGTAAAATGCGCATTTTTTCAGATGAAAATGGCAAAATGAACCTATCTGTGCAAGATAACTCTGGCGAAGTACTTTCTATCTCACAGTTTACACTTTATGCAGATATTCGGAAAGGCACGCGACCAAGCTTTTCGCATGCTGGGAATCCTGCTTATGCAGAAGCGATGTACCTTAAATTTAATGAAAAGCTTAACCAGATTGTCCCGACTAAAGCAGGAGAATTTGGTGCAGACATGGAAATCAGCCTAATTAATGATGGACCAGTAACAATAATCATAGATACAAAAGATGCACGAAAATAG